A DNA window from Moorella thermoacetica contains the following coding sequences:
- a CDS encoding ABC transporter ATP-binding protein: MIAFERVTKTFGSTRALDEFTLEIADGKITGLFGPNGAGKSTCLKMIAGLNRPNAGRVLIDGRAPGMTTKSMIAYLPEIDYLYPWMTINEAASFFAGFYEDWDEGKYRDLLSFLQLEPSMVISKISKGMRAKVKLLLTFSRRARYVLLDEPLSGIDILTRDAIIRTIVKDYSAGEQTIILSTHEIPEVEGLVEDVVFIDRGRVKLAGTAENLRQREGRSLVAIMKEVFRHDND, encoded by the coding sequence ATGATTGCATTTGAAAGGGTAACTAAAACCTTCGGCTCCACCAGGGCCCTGGATGAATTCACCCTGGAGATTGCCGACGGCAAGATCACCGGTCTCTTCGGGCCCAACGGCGCCGGCAAATCGACCTGCCTGAAGATGATTGCCGGCCTCAACCGTCCGAACGCCGGCCGGGTCCTCATTGACGGACGGGCACCGGGTATGACAACTAAAAGCATGATAGCTTATCTGCCGGAAATTGATTACCTGTACCCCTGGATGACCATTAATGAAGCTGCCAGTTTCTTTGCCGGTTTCTATGAAGACTGGGACGAGGGCAAATACCGGGACCTGTTATCTTTCTTGCAACTGGAACCGTCGATGGTGATCAGCAAAATTTCCAAGGGAATGCGGGCCAAGGTGAAATTGCTCCTGACCTTTTCCCGGCGCGCCAGGTATGTTCTCCTGGATGAACCCCTCTCGGGCATCGATATTTTGACCCGTGATGCAATCATCCGCACCATCGTCAAGGACTACAGTGCCGGCGAGCAGACCATCATCCTTTCCACCCACGAGATCCCGGAGGTTGAAGGGCTGGTGGAGGATGTGGTTTTCATAGACCGGGGGCGAGTTAAGCTGGCCGGTACGGCCGAAAATTTGCGCCAGC
- a CDS encoding GntR family transcriptional regulator has product MEFDNSRPIYLQIIAAIKKQLARGELQPGQKLPSQREMAEELQVNPNTVQRAYREMEAMGLLETLRGQGTFISNRPGLLPEIKAELAGGILNHFIAEMRSLGLNAGEILSLVHQALDQEEEGKR; this is encoded by the coding sequence ATGGAATTTGACAATTCCCGTCCCATTTACCTGCAGATTATTGCAGCCATTAAGAAACAGTTAGCCCGGGGCGAGCTCCAGCCCGGCCAAAAGCTCCCCTCCCAGCGGGAAATGGCCGAGGAACTGCAGGTCAATCCCAACACCGTCCAGCGGGCCTACCGGGAGATGGAGGCTATGGGCCTCCTGGAAACCCTCCGCGGCCAAGGAACATTTATATCCAACCGGCCCGGGCTGCTGCCGGAGATCAAGGCCGAACTGGCCGGTGGCATCCTTAACCACTTTATCGCCGAAATGCGCTCTCTGGGTTTAAATGCCGGGGAGATTCTCAGCCTGGTGCACCAGGCGTTGGACCAGGAAGAGGAGGGCAAAAGATGA
- a CDS encoding class I SAM-dependent methyltransferase, which produces MAEIFDRKAGDYDDWYTRPLGALVDRVEKEPIYAYLDPHAGEHILDVGCGTGNFSLELARRGVKVTGIDISDPMLAKARKKAADAGLAIEFLHADAMNLPFGDNTFDKIVSVTALEFAPDLKAVLEESYRVLKPGGRMVIGLIGGNSLWSRHYEARAAREPDCLFRYARFYTLDELLAAMPGKNVQGKAVLFFGPDFDGTKVDEALAIEAAAAREGRTNGGFITAVSYKD; this is translated from the coding sequence ATGGCTGAAATCTTTGATCGTAAAGCCGGGGATTACGACGACTGGTATACGCGTCCCCTGGGAGCCCTGGTCGACCGGGTGGAAAAGGAGCCTATCTATGCTTACCTGGACCCCCATGCCGGAGAACATATCCTAGACGTCGGCTGTGGTACCGGTAACTTCTCCCTGGAACTGGCCCGCAGGGGCGTAAAGGTGACGGGTATCGACATATCTGATCCCATGCTGGCCAAAGCCAGGAAAAAGGCGGCCGACGCTGGCCTGGCGATTGAGTTTCTCCATGCCGACGCCATGAATTTGCCCTTTGGCGATAATACCTTTGACAAGATAGTATCGGTTACGGCCCTGGAGTTTGCCCCGGATTTAAAGGCCGTCCTGGAAGAGAGTTACCGCGTGTTGAAGCCCGGGGGGAGGATGGTCATCGGCCTCATCGGCGGCAACAGCCTCTGGAGCCGCCATTATGAGGCCCGGGCAGCCCGGGAGCCGGATTGTCTCTTCCGGTACGCCAGATTCTACACCCTGGACGAACTTCTGGCCGCCATGCCCGGTAAAAACGTCCAGGGTAAAGCCGTCCTCTTCTTTGGCCCTGACTTCGACGGCACCAAAGTCGATGAAGCCCTGGCCATCGAGGCTGCCGCCGCCCGTGAGGGTCGTACCAATGGTGGCTTTATCACCGCTGTGAGTTATAAAGACTAA
- a CDS encoding glutamate synthase-related protein, translated as MIQWPKQNDVLGTVNRGNPAESGLCTLCRADCQGKCETWMSSMVGRKLLYPRDFGTVTAGSSNTTHVGISYNSLRILGYNYGAYGLTKGLSNSADDCIFPNVNVETEFGSEVKTKVKAPIMTGALGSTFIAAKYWDSFSIGAALVGIPIVIGENVVGIDKEAVIENGRIVKAPELDRRIQTYLKYYDGFGAIIVQMNVEDTRNGVAEYVIEKYGDQVILELKWGQGAKDIGGEIQVTDLEYAIFLKNRGYVVDPDPTIPEVQEAFKSGAIRSFARHSRLGYTNLTSFEQVRENFMTAIEYLRGLGYKRITLKTGSYGMEALAMAIKLASDAKLDLLTVDGSGGGTGMSPWNMMETWGVPSILLHSKAYEYASLLAARGKKVVDMAFAGGLAREDHIFKALALGAPYVKLVCMGRALMIPGFVGSNIEGVLHPERRAKVNGNWDSLPRTVAELGTKAEEIFAGYYDVQKKVGAEEMKNIPYGAIAFWTLADKLTAGLQQLMAGARKFSLDQITRNDIASANRETEAETGIPFITDVQDELARKILLS; from the coding sequence ATGATTCAATGGCCAAAACAAAATGATGTCCTGGGAACCGTTAATCGCGGCAATCCGGCAGAATCTGGTCTATGTACCTTATGCCGGGCAGATTGCCAGGGGAAATGCGAGACCTGGATGTCCAGCATGGTGGGGCGCAAGCTCCTCTATCCCCGGGATTTCGGTACTGTTACAGCCGGAAGCTCAAACACAACCCATGTAGGAATTTCTTATAACTCCTTGAGGATCCTGGGATACAACTACGGCGCTTATGGTCTAACAAAAGGCCTCTCCAATAGTGCTGATGACTGTATTTTCCCCAATGTAAATGTCGAAACCGAATTTGGTAGTGAGGTAAAAACCAAAGTCAAAGCCCCGATCATGACGGGAGCCTTAGGATCTACCTTTATCGCCGCGAAGTACTGGGATTCCTTTTCTATAGGTGCTGCCCTGGTTGGAATCCCGATCGTTATTGGGGAAAATGTCGTAGGGATTGACAAGGAAGCCGTTATTGAAAATGGTAGGATTGTCAAAGCCCCGGAATTGGATCGACGTATTCAGACCTACTTGAAATACTATGATGGATTTGGTGCCATTATCGTCCAGATGAACGTAGAAGACACCCGCAACGGTGTGGCCGAATACGTTATCGAGAAGTACGGCGATCAGGTTATTCTGGAGCTGAAGTGGGGTCAGGGCGCCAAGGACATCGGCGGAGAAATTCAGGTTACCGATCTCGAGTATGCCATCTTCTTGAAGAACAGGGGCTATGTGGTCGATCCTGATCCAACCATTCCGGAAGTTCAGGAAGCCTTTAAGAGCGGGGCTATTAGATCCTTTGCCCGCCACAGCCGCTTGGGCTATACGAATCTCACCAGTTTTGAGCAGGTGAGAGAAAACTTTATGACAGCCATTGAGTACCTCCGCGGACTGGGCTACAAGCGGATTACCTTGAAGACCGGCTCCTATGGAATGGAAGCCCTGGCTATGGCTATCAAGCTCGCTTCTGATGCGAAACTTGATTTGCTTACCGTGGACGGCTCAGGCGGCGGTACCGGCATGAGCCCGTGGAACATGATGGAAACCTGGGGCGTTCCCTCTATTCTGCTTCATTCTAAAGCCTATGAATATGCCAGCCTGTTAGCTGCCAGGGGTAAGAAAGTTGTCGATATGGCCTTTGCCGGCGGATTGGCCAGGGAAGATCATATTTTCAAAGCTTTAGCTTTGGGTGCGCCTTACGTTAAACTGGTATGTATGGGGCGAGCCTTAATGATTCCGGGCTTTGTCGGGTCCAACATTGAAGGTGTGCTCCATCCTGAAAGACGCGCGAAAGTCAACGGAAACTGGGATAGTTTACCCAGGACTGTGGCCGAATTAGGTACGAAAGCTGAAGAGATTTTTGCCGGTTACTATGATGTTCAAAAGAAAGTCGGCGCTGAGGAGATGAAGAATATTCCTTACGGTGCCATTGCCTTCTGGACACTAGCCGACAAACTGACGGCAGGATTACAGCAATTAATGGCTGGAGCCCGCAAATTCTCCCTGGATCAAATCACCAGAAATGATATCGCTTCCGCTAACCGGGAAACCGAAGCCGAAACAGGTATACCCTTTATTACCGACGTTCAGGACGAATTAGCCCGGAAGATTCTCCTTAGTTAA
- a CDS encoding IclR family transcriptional regulator, with the protein MAKEKINGEEGKTVQAVERALAIMDALAEAGTPMAITDLADKVQLNISTVHRLLSTLIVRGYIEQEPETSRYKLGLKLFAMGKTALYAQDLQTIGRPFLEELVRRCNETANLAILDGRDVVYIDQVESNNIVIVRMFARVGSRGPAHATGSGKMLLSSLTDDELDKLFDGVILERYTSETITDLAILKKELQRIRRQGYAIDLGERDEDVRCVAAPIRNHEGKIVAAISVSGPHTRITNYYLNNELVDIVLGVAREMSKRLGYQDKG; encoded by the coding sequence ATGGCCAAAGAAAAAATAAACGGCGAAGAAGGTAAAACAGTCCAGGCGGTAGAAAGGGCTTTAGCCATCATGGATGCCCTGGCGGAAGCCGGTACCCCCATGGCCATCACCGACCTGGCCGATAAAGTCCAGTTAAATATAAGCACCGTACACCGGCTTCTGAGCACCCTCATTGTCAGGGGGTATATCGAGCAAGAGCCGGAAACCAGCCGCTACAAGCTTGGGTTGAAGCTTTTTGCCATGGGGAAAACTGCCCTCTATGCCCAGGACCTGCAGACCATCGGCCGTCCCTTTCTGGAGGAACTGGTACGACGCTGTAATGAGACGGCCAACCTGGCCATCCTGGACGGGCGCGATGTAGTTTATATCGACCAGGTGGAATCCAACAATATCGTCATTGTCCGCATGTTTGCCAGGGTGGGCAGCCGCGGTCCGGCCCATGCCACCGGTTCCGGTAAAATGCTTCTCAGTTCACTAACTGATGACGAACTAGACAAGCTCTTTGACGGGGTTATTCTGGAACGCTACACCAGCGAGACAATTACGGACCTGGCTATCCTCAAAAAAGAGTTGCAGCGTATCCGGCGCCAGGGCTATGCCATTGACCTGGGGGAAAGGGACGAGGATGTCCGCTGCGTTGCCGCTCCAATTCGCAACCATGAGGGAAAGATAGTCGCCGCTATAAGTGTTTCCGGACCCCACACGCGCATTACCAATTATTATTTAAACAATGAGCTGGTTGATATTGTACTTGGTGTTGCCCGGGAGATGTCCAAACGCCTGGGCTATCAGGATAAAGGGTAA